The following coding sequences lie in one Cannabis sativa cultivar Pink pepper isolate KNU-18-1 chromosome 5, ASM2916894v1, whole genome shotgun sequence genomic window:
- the LOC115716292 gene encoding uncharacterized protein LOC115716292: MAALSNSIGLATSIPFLRTTSPNPTRFRPTRISCVAWDPEGILGPPQTGHLARVEFKRRLEKDAEAREAFEQQVLEEKARRAALRQSRVAPDSAAGLIEYFLDTEAQDIEFEIARLRPRLTKEFFSHVQLELGQLRFAVPKTEAMEDRLIELEALQKALQEGTEAYDKMQTDIVKARENLTKILTSRDVKATLLEMVEQNALNRSLLTLLDENIANAHSGDQKQAAEFMEKVRGAVLKYMTV, translated from the exons ATGGCCGCTCTCTCAAATTCAATCGGCCTCGCCACTTCTATTCCATTCCTCCGTACTACATCTCCCAATCCTACTCGCTTCAGACCCACCAGAATTTCCTGCGTTGCATGG GACCCAGAGGGCATTTTAGGGCCTCCACAAACGGGCCACCTCGCTAGGGTGGAGTTCAAGAGACGGCTTGAGAAGGATGCCGAAGCTCGGGAAGCTTTTGAACAACAAGTTCTTGAAGAGAAAGCTCGCCGTGCAGCTCTCCGTCAA tcTCGTGTGGCCCCTGATTCTGCCGCTGGGCTTATTGAGTACTTTCTTGATACTGAAGCACAAGACATCGAGTTCGAGATCGCAAGGTTGAGGCCAAG ATTGACGAAGGAATTTTTTTCACATGTACAACTAGAGTTGGGTCAACTTCGGTTTGCAGTTCCTAAAACTgag GCTATGGAAGATAGATTAATCGAGCTGGAAGCTTTGCAGAAAGCTCTGCAGGAAGGAACAG AGGCATATGATAAAATGCAAACTGACATTGTAAAAGCTAGGGAAAACCTAACAAAAATTTTGACATCAAGGGATGTAAAAGCAACT TTACTGGAGATGGTCGAGCAGAATGCACTTAATAGATCCTTATTGACTCTTCTTGATGAGAACATAGCAAATGCGCACAGCGGGGACCAG AAACAAGCAGCAGAGTTCATGGAAAAAGTTAGGGGAGCGGTTCTTAAGTACATGACAGTTTAA
- the LOC115716296 gene encoding pectinesterase inhibitor 7 — protein sequence MAKVGFSLIGVLLYASLLQLLLSKAQSSSPSNSNSKSLDFIKASCKATTYPALCVHSLSAFATKIRQSQRQLSQTALAVSLSKAKSASDFVSKMTRVKGITPRERAAVKDCIENMADTVDRLSQSVRELGHMGSGQDFVWHMSNVQTWVSAALTDENTCLDGFGGRGMNNGNVKAAIRRRVVSVAQVTSNALALVNRFASKHHHP from the coding sequence ATGGCAAAAGTTGGCTTCTCCTTAATTGGGGTTCTTCTCTATGCTTCTCTTCTACAACTCCTCTTAAGCAAAGCACAAAGCTCATCACcatcaaattcaaattcaaagtCGTTAGATTTCATCAAAGCCTCATGCAAGGCCACAACGTACCCTGCACTATGTGTCCACTCCCTCTCAGCCTTCGCCACCAAAATCCGCCAAAGTCAGCGCCAGCTCTCCCAAACAGCCTTGGCAGTAAGCCTTTCCAAGGCCAAATCAGCCTCTGACTTCGTGTCCAAGATGACCCGAGTCAAAGGCATAACTCCCAGAGAGCGTGCAGCCGTTAAAGACTGCATAGAGAACATGGCTGACACCGTGGACAGGCTCAGCCAGTCGGTCCGGGAACTTGGTCACATGGGGAGTGGTCAGGACTTTGTATGGCACATGAGTAATGTCCAGACATGGGTGAGCGCTGCTCTAACTGACGAGAACACTTGTCTTGATGGGTTTGGAGGGCGTGGTATGAATAATGGGAATGTCAAGGCTGCCATTAGGAGAAGGGTTGTAAGTGTTGCTCAAGTCACTAGTAATGCTCTTGCTTTGGTTAATCGTTTTGCTTCTAAGCACCACCACCCTTAG